A single genomic interval of uncultured Desulfobulbus sp. harbors:
- a CDS encoding methylated-DNA--[protein]-cysteine S-methyltransferase, protein MLAFSRISSSLGIFTLAIDNQGLCALHLPSTGPRLLVEPTEEIDLQAHPLLAEAGRQLQAYLAGELHVFDLPLSLTGTPFQQQVWRELLSIPYGETRTYGELAKRLGNRGKARAVGGAAHANPIAIVVPCHRLLGAGGKLTGFGGGLPMKQALLDLEKNSLPRRK, encoded by the coding sequence ATGCTAGCCTTTTCCCGAATCAGTTCGTCCCTTGGAATTTTCACCCTTGCCATCGACAACCAGGGCCTCTGTGCCCTCCACCTGCCAAGCACGGGACCTCGCCTCCTCGTTGAGCCCACGGAGGAAATCGATCTCCAGGCCCATCCCCTGCTCGCCGAGGCCGGGCGGCAACTGCAGGCTTACCTTGCCGGAGAATTGCACGTCTTTGATCTGCCCCTGTCCCTCACAGGCACCCCATTTCAACAGCAGGTCTGGCGGGAACTGCTCTCCATCCCCTATGGCGAGACACGGACCTACGGAGAACTGGCCAAGCGTCTCGGCAACCGGGGCAAGGCCAGGGCGGTGGGCGGAGCGGCCCATGCAAATCCCATTGCCATTGTCGTCCCCTGCCATCGGTTGCTCGGCGCCGGGGGCAAACTCACCGGGTTCGGCGGCGGCCTGCCGATGAAGCAGGCCCTGCTCGATCTGGAAAAAAACAGCCTGCCACGGCGCAAATAA
- the leuB gene encoding 3-isopropylmalate dehydrogenase: MAHKIAVLAGDGIGPEVMAEAIKVLDAVQHKFGFSLEYTAADVGGIAIDNHGEALPASTLAVCEASEAILFGSVGGPKWEGLPPAQQPERAALLPLRKHFDLFCNLRPAKVFKALAAACPLRADIVGEGFDVLVVRELTSGIYFGQPKGREGSGPEEKAWDTKIYKRSEIERIARMAFEAARVRSKKVTSVDKANVLTCMVFWREVVKEVAKDYPDVELNHIYIDNATMQLVKDPHQFDVMLCGNMFGDIISDEAAMLTGSMGMLASASLNSSKFGMFEPAGGSAPDIAGKGIANPIAQILSAAMMLKYSLGQDKAAEAIEAAVSAILEKKIMTSDIATPGVTPVSTSAIGDAIVSEILAN; the protein is encoded by the coding sequence ATGGCACACAAGATTGCAGTTCTGGCCGGTGACGGTATCGGCCCGGAAGTGATGGCCGAGGCCATCAAGGTACTGGACGCTGTTCAGCATAAATTCGGTTTTTCCCTGGAGTACACAGCTGCCGATGTCGGCGGCATTGCCATCGACAATCACGGCGAGGCCCTGCCTGCGTCCACCCTGGCTGTCTGCGAGGCCAGCGAGGCGATTCTGTTCGGTTCGGTCGGCGGTCCCAAGTGGGAGGGCCTGCCGCCCGCACAGCAGCCCGAGCGTGCCGCCCTGCTGCCGCTGCGCAAGCATTTTGACCTGTTTTGCAACCTGCGCCCGGCCAAGGTCTTCAAGGCGTTGGCCGCAGCCTGTCCCCTGCGTGCCGATATCGTGGGCGAGGGCTTTGACGTGCTGGTTGTGCGCGAGCTGACCTCGGGCATCTATTTCGGCCAGCCCAAGGGGCGTGAAGGCAGCGGTCCGGAGGAGAAGGCCTGGGATACCAAGATCTACAAGCGTTCGGAGATCGAACGCATCGCCCGCATGGCCTTTGAGGCCGCTCGCGTGCGCAGCAAGAAGGTGACCTCGGTGGACAAGGCCAATGTCCTCACCTGCATGGTCTTCTGGCGCGAGGTGGTCAAGGAAGTGGCCAAGGACTACCCGGATGTGGAGCTGAACCATATCTACATCGACAATGCCACCATGCAGTTGGTCAAGGATCCGCACCAGTTTGATGTTATGCTCTGTGGCAACATGTTCGGCGACATCATCTCCGATGAGGCCGCCATGCTCACCGGCTCCATGGGTATGCTCGCCTCGGCCAGCCTCAATAGTTCCAAGTTTGGCATGTTTGAGCCGGCTGGCGGCTCCGCGCCGGACATCGCCGGGAAGGGTATTGCCAACCCCATCGCCCAGATCCTCTCCGCCGCGATGATGCTCAAATACAGCCTCGGCCAAGACAAGGCGGCAGAAGCCATTGAGGCAGCCGTCTCCGCCATCCTCGAGAAAAAGATCATGACCAGCGACATCGCCACCCCGGGCGTAACCCCGGTTTCGACCAGCGCCATCGGTGATGCGATCGTCAGCGAAATTCTGGCCAACTAA
- the hisD gene encoding histidinol dehydrogenase yields the protein MLKKRLFQTGFRWLFVERLIDAMDVKTITISTPEGERCRAALRNRFAEESDDTCRKTVTEILERVRQEGDVALVDYCRRFDCPVMDLAHLRVSPEEFAEAEKAVDAEFRTTLKLAAERIRRFHERELEDSWMMTREDGTITGRLVRPVDSAGLYVPGGKEGSTPLVSSVLMNGIPAQIAGVGKRVMVTPPNPEGKVSPALLAAASEIGIDEVYKVGSAWAVAGLAFGTESIPAVDVIVGPGNQYVAEAKRQVMGRVRIDMIAGPSEVLIVADESADPAFVAADMLAQAEHDPQALAIVITTSEPLVDGIKAALADQLPKLPRVEIARTSLANRGLILVAEDLSRAIELANEIAIEHLELQIVEPWQWLPKIRHAGAIFLGPWTPEAAGDYVAGPNHVLPTMGTARISSALGVETFLKKSSIISYSKTALENDGAHIRRLAALEGLTAHGNSVAIRLGDN from the coding sequence ATGCTAAAAAAACGGCTTTTTCAGACCGGTTTCCGGTGGTTGTTCGTAGAGAGGTTGATAGACGCGATGGATGTGAAGACGATAACGATCAGTACCCCCGAGGGGGAGCGGTGCCGGGCGGCCCTGCGCAACCGTTTTGCCGAGGAAAGCGACGATACCTGCCGCAAAACGGTGACGGAAATTTTGGAGCGGGTTCGCCAGGAAGGTGACGTGGCCCTGGTGGATTACTGCCGCCGCTTTGACTGCCCGGTCATGGACCTGGCACACCTCCGGGTCAGCCCCGAGGAGTTTGCCGAGGCCGAAAAGGCGGTGGATGCCGAGTTCCGCACCACCCTCAAGCTGGCTGCCGAGCGCATCCGTCGTTTTCATGAGCGCGAACTGGAAGATTCCTGGATGATGACCCGGGAGGACGGCACCATCACCGGTCGTCTGGTGCGCCCGGTGGACAGTGCCGGCCTCTATGTCCCCGGTGGCAAGGAAGGCTCCACGCCGCTTGTTTCCTCTGTCTTGATGAACGGCATTCCCGCCCAGATTGCCGGTGTTGGCAAACGGGTGATGGTGACCCCGCCCAATCCCGAGGGCAAGGTGAGTCCGGCCCTGTTGGCGGCCGCGAGCGAGATCGGTATCGATGAGGTCTACAAGGTGGGTTCCGCCTGGGCTGTTGCCGGACTGGCCTTTGGAACCGAGTCGATCCCGGCGGTGGATGTGATCGTCGGTCCGGGCAACCAGTACGTGGCTGAGGCCAAGCGTCAGGTCATGGGTCGAGTGCGGATCGACATGATTGCCGGGCCAAGCGAGGTGCTGATCGTGGCCGACGAGAGCGCGGATCCCGCCTTTGTCGCCGCCGATATGCTGGCCCAGGCCGAGCACGATCCCCAGGCCCTGGCCATCGTCATCACCACCAGCGAGCCCCTGGTTGACGGCATCAAGGCCGCCCTGGCCGATCAGCTGCCCAAATTGCCGAGGGTCGAAATCGCGCGGACAAGCCTTGCAAATCGCGGCCTGATCCTGGTTGCCGAGGATCTCTCCCGGGCGATCGAGCTGGCCAACGAGATTGCCATCGAGCATCTGGAACTGCAGATCGTCGAGCCCTGGCAGTGGCTGCCGAAAATCCGCCATGCCGGGGCAATTTTCCTCGGCCCCTGGACTCCGGAGGCCGCTGGCGACTATGTGGCCGGCCCCAACCATGTCCTGCCGACCATGGGCACCGCCCGCATTTCCTCGGCCCTGGGAGTTGAGACCTTTTTGAAGAAAAGCTCGATCATCTCCTATTCGAAAACCGCCCTGGAAAACGATGGTGCCCATATCAGACGTTTGGCGGCCTTGGAAGGGCTGACCGCCCACGGCAACTCGGTGGCGATTCGCCTTGGCGACAACTAA
- the mutL gene encoding DNA mismatch repair endonuclease MutL has translation MSRIRILSEQLANQIAAGEVVERPASVVKELVENSLDAGADRIDIHVEGSGSRLLRIADNGEGMDGDDVLLSLERHATSKIREEAQLAAIATLGFRGEAIPSIASVSWMTIVSRTRQQELGTRVEIRYGSLQAVHEHGCSYGTLIEIRHLFGNMPARKKFLKSARTEMHHIEEVVKNQALAHPHVGFTLHVDGRVSLEYQPGASLEQRVREVFRYRGKLLGLRAEAGEEELLALEGYLLLPETAPASTARLRILVNDRPVQDAMIRHAVAEGMQGFLMKGYQAAGTLLLTVAPDQVDVNVHPAKREIRFRQGERVHRFIAAAVRKALEAHQETLRTSLFGLPQEGRPLPLDKPVEPAHHSPVAVIASAPAEAVLRTAEPEPRQPRLPPTGRSTPGRTVPQPAAVREIPLQPTSPVEESEPPDSLAGEVMETAYGGLHLIGQLFSLYLLCEKEGELIVIDQHAAHERLLYGQLLQGYQAARIPQQSLLFPATVELTPVQQETLEAHQATMVALGLQAVHFGDATYVIKAVPALVRQEDPGSLLREVLDGLRGTRAEQGKRPLTQAVDDLLASMACKAAIKAGNRLQPEEMLKLLAQMEASSVFSHCPHGRPVIKAFTAQEVERWFHRHGG, from the coding sequence TTGTCTCGCATACGCATTCTCTCCGAACAGTTGGCCAACCAGATTGCCGCCGGCGAGGTGGTGGAACGTCCCGCCTCGGTGGTCAAGGAACTGGTGGAAAACAGTCTTGATGCCGGCGCCGACCGGATCGATATTCATGTCGAGGGCAGCGGTTCCCGTCTGCTGCGCATCGCCGACAACGGCGAAGGCATGGATGGCGATGATGTGCTCCTTTCCCTGGAACGTCATGCCACCTCCAAGATTCGCGAGGAGGCACAGTTGGCGGCCATAGCCACCTTGGGCTTTCGTGGTGAGGCCATCCCCAGTATCGCCTCGGTTTCCTGGATGACCATCGTCTCCAGGACCCGGCAGCAGGAACTGGGCACGCGGGTAGAGATCCGCTACGGCAGTCTGCAGGCAGTGCATGAACACGGTTGCAGCTACGGCACCCTGATCGAGATTCGCCACCTGTTCGGCAACATGCCCGCGCGCAAGAAATTTCTCAAATCGGCGCGTACCGAGATGCACCATATCGAGGAGGTGGTCAAGAACCAGGCCCTGGCCCACCCCCATGTCGGTTTCACCCTTCATGTCGATGGCCGGGTAAGCCTTGAATACCAGCCCGGCGCGAGCCTTGAACAGCGGGTGCGGGAGGTGTTCCGTTACCGCGGCAAGCTGCTCGGATTGCGCGCCGAGGCGGGTGAAGAGGAGCTTCTTGCCCTGGAAGGCTATTTGCTGCTGCCGGAAACAGCCCCGGCCTCAACCGCCCGGCTGCGCATTCTGGTCAACGACCGTCCGGTGCAGGATGCGATGATCCGCCATGCCGTGGCCGAGGGGATGCAGGGTTTTCTCATGAAAGGCTACCAGGCCGCCGGTACCTTGCTCCTCACCGTTGCCCCGGACCAGGTGGACGTCAATGTTCATCCGGCAAAACGCGAGATTCGTTTTCGCCAGGGGGAGCGCGTACACAGGTTCATCGCCGCAGCGGTGCGCAAGGCGCTGGAAGCGCATCAGGAAACCCTGCGGACCAGTCTCTTCGGCCTGCCCCAGGAAGGACGACCGCTCCCGCTAGATAAACCCGTCGAGCCGGCTCACCATTCCCCGGTCGCGGTTATCGCATCTGCCCCTGCAGAGGCCGTTCTGAGGACCGCCGAGCCGGAACCTCGTCAGCCACGGCTGCCGCCAACAGGCAGAAGCACTCCTGGAAGGACAGTGCCACAGCCTGCAGCAGTCCGGGAAATACCGTTGCAGCCGACAAGTCCGGTGGAGGAATCCGAGCCCCCCGATTCCCTTGCTGGCGAAGTGATGGAAACCGCCTATGGCGGACTCCACCTCATCGGTCAGCTCTTTTCCCTCTACCTGCTCTGTGAGAAAGAGGGCGAGTTGATTGTGATCGACCAGCACGCGGCCCATGAGCGGTTGTTGTACGGGCAGTTGCTCCAGGGCTATCAGGCCGCTAGGATTCCTCAACAGAGTTTGCTCTTCCCGGCCACTGTGGAGTTGACACCCGTTCAGCAGGAGACCTTGGAGGCGCATCAAGCGACCATGGTCGCCCTTGGCCTGCAGGCTGTCCATTTCGGCGATGCCACCTATGTGATCAAGGCCGTTCCCGCGCTGGTCCGCCAGGAAGATCCCGGCAGCCTGTTACGCGAGGTCCTTGACGGCCTGCGCGGCACCCGGGCGGAGCAGGGTAAACGTCCGCTGACCCAGGCAGTGGATGATTTGCTCGCTTCCATGGCCTGCAAGGCGGCGATCAAGGCGGGGAACCGGTTGCAACCCGAGGAGATGTTGAAGCTTTTGGCGCAGATGGAGGCGAGCTCCGTTTTTTCCCACTGCCCCCATGGTCGCCCGGTGATCAAGGCCTTTACCGCCCAGGAGGTGGAGCGCTGGTTCCATCGCCACGGCGGCTGA
- a CDS encoding MBL fold metallo-hydrolase, with product MFKSLFFVFASFIALLSVAPLHAQAPPVGTQVPGYYRMQLGKFEITALYDGAVQLDTKLLHNIGQTDLHQLLARKFVGSPKMQTAVNAYLINTGEHLMLIDAGAGDLFGSTLGFIRKNMEASGYHPDQVDTVILTHLHRDHIGGLNDGDDKPFYTRATVWVAAAENDYWLSDTQAAAAPEGRRPGFETAKEASAPYRADKRWQTFSAGTVIVPGIQAVTANGHTPGHTAFAIESEGKKLLIWGDIVHAHAVQFSRPEVSIEFDVDQKQAIATRKALMAEVANRGELVAGMHLPFPGIGHVRADGAGRYAWVPIEFAPLPVRPTN from the coding sequence ATGTTCAAATCTCTGTTTTTTGTCTTCGCCTCGTTCATTGCACTCCTTTCGGTTGCCCCTCTCCATGCCCAGGCCCCGCCGGTCGGCACCCAGGTGCCCGGCTATTATCGGATGCAACTGGGAAAATTCGAAATCACCGCCCTGTACGACGGTGCGGTCCAGCTTGACACCAAACTGCTGCACAACATTGGCCAGACCGATCTTCATCAGCTGCTCGCGAGAAAATTTGTCGGCAGTCCCAAGATGCAGACCGCGGTGAACGCGTATCTCATCAACACCGGCGAGCATCTGATGCTCATCGATGCAGGGGCAGGCGACCTGTTTGGCTCAACACTTGGTTTTATTCGGAAAAACATGGAGGCCAGCGGCTACCACCCCGATCAGGTGGATACCGTCATCCTCACCCATCTGCACCGCGACCATATTGGTGGCCTCAACGATGGGGATGACAAACCGTTCTACACCAGAGCCACGGTCTGGGTGGCAGCAGCGGAGAATGATTATTGGCTCTCCGATACGCAGGCAGCGGCTGCACCGGAAGGACGCCGTCCTGGATTTGAGACGGCCAAGGAGGCATCCGCCCCGTACCGGGCCGACAAACGGTGGCAGACCTTTTCTGCGGGCACGGTGATTGTTCCCGGTATCCAGGCGGTTACGGCAAACGGCCATACACCGGGACATACCGCCTTTGCCATCGAATCCGAGGGAAAAAAACTGTTGATCTGGGGCGACATCGTCCACGCCCATGCGGTGCAGTTTAGCAGGCCTGAGGTCTCGATCGAATTTGATGTCGACCAGAAGCAAGCAATAGCCACCCGTAAGGCGCTGATGGCGGAGGTGGCGAACAGGGGTGAACTGGTGGCGGGGATGCACCTGCCTTTTCCGGGAATCGGCCATGTTCGTGCCGACGGTGCAGGCAGGTACGCCTGGGTACCCATCGAATTTGCCCCTTTGCCGGTCCGGCCGACAAACTGA
- the asd gene encoding aspartate-semialdehyde dehydrogenase produces the protein MKKVGIVGWRGMVGSVLMERMRQEGDFQGYEPRFFSTSQAGQGGPEVNGTVYELLDALDVALLAEMDIIVSCQGGSYTAEVYPQLMAKNWQGYWIDAASKLRLDADSIIVLDPVNRGVIDQGLTKGIKKYIGGNCTVSLMLMALGGLFEKGWVEWITSQTYQAASGAGAKNMRELVSQMRLVGENAEMLLDDPSTAILDLDRNVVETLRNPAFPTTNFGAALAGSLIPWIDSAMDNGQTREEWKGITETNKILGLNPGTIPVDGCCVRIGAMRCHSQAFSIKLKEDIPLAEIEQVIASHNPWVYLVENTKEQTLKELTPARVTGTLDIPVGRLRKMNLGPQYLSAFSVGDQLLWGAAEPVRRMLKIALEYIG, from the coding sequence ATGAAAAAGGTAGGTATTGTCGGCTGGCGCGGTATGGTTGGTTCCGTGCTCATGGAGCGGATGCGCCAGGAAGGAGATTTTCAAGGGTACGAGCCCCGCTTTTTTTCCACATCCCAGGCCGGCCAGGGCGGGCCGGAGGTCAACGGCACGGTCTATGAGCTGCTTGACGCTCTCGATGTGGCCCTGCTTGCCGAAATGGATATCATCGTCTCCTGTCAGGGTGGCAGCTACACCGCCGAGGTCTATCCCCAATTGATGGCGAAAAACTGGCAGGGGTACTGGATCGATGCCGCCTCCAAACTGCGTCTGGATGCGGATTCGATCATTGTCCTTGATCCGGTCAACCGCGGGGTGATCGATCAGGGCTTGACCAAAGGGATCAAGAAATACATCGGTGGCAACTGCACTGTCTCCCTGATGTTGATGGCCCTGGGCGGGCTGTTTGAAAAGGGTTGGGTGGAGTGGATCACCAGCCAGACCTACCAGGCCGCCTCCGGTGCCGGGGCGAAAAACATGCGCGAGCTGGTCAGCCAGATGCGGCTGGTGGGCGAGAATGCGGAGATGCTTTTGGATGATCCTTCCACGGCTATCCTTGATCTGGATCGCAACGTGGTCGAAACCCTGCGCAATCCTGCCTTTCCCACTACCAACTTCGGTGCCGCTCTTGCCGGCAGCCTCATCCCCTGGATCGATTCGGCCATGGACAACGGCCAGACCCGCGAGGAGTGGAAGGGCATTACCGAGACCAACAAGATTCTTGGCCTGAATCCCGGAACCATCCCGGTGGATGGCTGCTGCGTGCGTATCGGTGCCATGCGCTGCCACAGCCAGGCCTTTTCCATCAAGCTCAAAGAGGATATCCCCCTGGCCGAGATCGAGCAGGTCATCGCTAGCCACAACCCGTGGGTCTACCTGGTGGAGAACACCAAGGAGCAGACCTTGAAAGAGCTGACCCCGGCCCGGGTGACCGGCACTCTCGATATCCCGGTGGGCCGCCTGCGCAAGATGAACCTCGGGCCCCAGTATTTGAGTGCCTTTTCCGTGGGCGATCAGCTCCTCTGGGGGGCGGCCGAGCCGGTTCGCCGCATGCTCAAGATCGCCCTGGAGTACATCGGTTAA
- the prs gene encoding ribose-phosphate diphosphokinase, which yields MVLIGTSATTALTAKVARELDVAVTEMITRTFADGETYHAFPRDIAGCDLVIVASTPDDSSHQELIDLIAGARYWNALSVNVIIPYLGYSTMERAKPDSGEIPKGITRTRQIFRARPDYVAFLDLHSESVMHAHSGEIRTRHLWTEQLAAEKIKQMSLSDIVLVSPDYGFSKRVARLAGLLDCPHTAANKDRYDVDKTIVGQLSGAVRGRTAIICDDMIRTGGSMLQTVDRCYQAGAVGVMVMATHLVLAGNARERFLEKGIGCIIGADTYPGTVSDDLVQAYTVAPVIADELKSYFRLQ from the coding sequence ATGGTTCTGATAGGAACCAGCGCAACCACCGCACTCACGGCCAAGGTTGCCCGGGAACTGGATGTAGCGGTGACCGAAATGATCACCCGCACCTTTGCCGACGGTGAGACCTATCATGCCTTTCCCCGCGATATCGCCGGCTGCGACCTTGTGATAGTCGCCAGCACGCCGGACGACAGTTCGCACCAGGAGTTGATCGACTTGATCGCCGGTGCCCGCTACTGGAACGCGCTCTCGGTCAACGTGATTATCCCCTACCTGGGGTATTCGACCATGGAGCGGGCCAAGCCCGATTCGGGCGAGATTCCCAAGGGGATCACCCGCACCCGGCAGATCTTTCGTGCCCGGCCGGATTATGTCGCCTTTCTCGATCTTCATTCCGAGTCGGTGATGCATGCCCATAGCGGTGAGATCCGTACCCGCCACCTCTGGACCGAGCAGTTGGCTGCGGAGAAGATCAAACAGATGTCGCTGAGCGACATTGTGCTCGTTTCGCCGGACTATGGTTTTTCCAAACGGGTTGCCCGGCTGGCCGGCCTGCTCGACTGTCCGCACACCGCGGCCAACAAGGACCGCTACGACGTCGACAAGACCATTGTCGGCCAACTGTCCGGGGCGGTGCGCGGGCGGACCGCGATCATCTGCGACGACATGATCCGTACCGGCGGCTCCATGTTGCAGACCGTGGATCGTTGCTATCAGGCCGGGGCCGTGGGGGTGATGGTCATGGCCACCCACCTGGTGCTTGCGGGCAATGCACGCGAGCGTTTTCTCGAAAAGGGGATCGGCTGTATTATCGGCGCCGACACCTATCCGGGCACGGTCAGCGACGACCTGGTGCAGGCCTACACCGTGGCCCCGGTCATTGCCGATGAACTGAAAAGTTATTTTCGCCTGCAGTAG
- the rsmG gene encoding 16S rRNA (guanine(527)-N(7))-methyltransferase RsmG, translating to MATTNRDLLARGIEQLGLDVDEQGLERLLVYLGELLKWRRKVNLIARDTPEPQVIENHFLDSLTLLPLLQGREIHLLDVGTGAGFPGLVLASVLPEACFTLVEPRQKRVSFLRHVIRTLGLTNTEVVADRIEPFIAKWQGRFTHITSRAVAEPALFLPLIRGLVTPQVEVLLMLAHEQALASLDHLDDGFWRIRALHRLTLPFSSAPRLLAMVGAA from the coding sequence TTGGCGACAACTAATCGCGACCTGCTCGCGCGGGGCATTGAGCAGCTTGGCCTCGATGTCGACGAGCAGGGGCTCGAGCGGTTGCTTGTCTACCTGGGGGAGTTGCTCAAGTGGCGGCGCAAGGTCAACCTCATTGCCCGCGATACCCCGGAGCCGCAGGTCATTGAAAATCATTTTCTCGACTCGCTGACCTTGCTGCCGCTGCTTCAGGGACGGGAGATCCACCTGCTCGATGTCGGCACCGGTGCCGGTTTTCCCGGGCTGGTACTGGCCTCGGTGCTGCCCGAGGCATGTTTTACCCTGGTGGAGCCGCGGCAGAAGCGGGTCAGTTTCCTGCGCCATGTCATTCGTACCCTGGGGCTGACCAATACCGAGGTAGTGGCCGACCGGATCGAACCGTTCATCGCGAAGTGGCAGGGCCGGTTCACCCATATTACCAGCCGGGCCGTGGCCGAACCCGCCCTTTTTCTCCCCCTGATTCGCGGTTTGGTGACGCCGCAGGTCGAGGTGTTGCTCATGCTGGCCCATGAGCAGGCACTTGCTTCACTCGATCACCTGGATGACGGGTTCTGGCGAATACGGGCACTCCATCGGCTGACCCTCCCCTTTTCCTCGGCCCCGCGGCTGTTGGCCATGGTTGGAGCCGCCTGA
- a CDS encoding PBP1A family penicillin-binding protein, with translation MSTIASNQPEQCPDPPPFRGRVLNQHHLTKLLLVIAGILTVCIGTALAWFSSLPDIRSINDYHPQVATLILDRKYQPIDAIGKEFRILIPYEEFPPLLPKAFVAAEDSRFWEHEGLDLWSIARAAFNNLRSGRRSQGGSTITQQVTRALLLTREKSYTRKLAEVILSYRLEHMLSKEEILTIYLNEIYLGEGAYGVEAAARTYFGKHARELNLGEVALLAGLPQSPSNYSPLRQAEAARNRQRYVLNRMAEDGIVNDEEARRAYDQGLQLTGNWRKSTNGYFGLYVRSLLLGTYSEKDLFEKGLSVATTVDSRLQEYAAKAVQAGVTRIAMRHLDTPPPQGALVAIDSRSGHLLAMIGGADFTENQFNRAVQANRQPGSAFKPVVYAAALEQGVVPSTRYNDAPISLNSGGKHPWRPHNFAQKYRGSIPLGEALVQSSNVIAVRLLQQIGVDAAAHMAKKLGISAPLAGNLTLALGASPVSLLELTSAYTCFANQGIHAPSVAITRVREQDGNIRIWPRESAHRVVSEYTAAWMQEAMRQVVERGTGKNASGVPGAVGKTGTTDNNIDAWFVGSAQGLTAGVWFGHDRDTPLGNGETGGRAAAPAWKHFMQQALN, from the coding sequence TTGTCCACCATCGCATCGAACCAACCCGAGCAGTGCCCCGATCCGCCGCCCTTTCGCGGCCGGGTACTGAACCAGCATCATCTCACCAAGTTGCTGCTGGTGATCGCCGGAATTCTCACCGTTTGCATCGGTACGGCCCTGGCCTGGTTTTCCTCGCTGCCGGATATTCGCTCCATCAACGACTACCATCCCCAGGTGGCGACCCTGATCCTGGATAGAAAGTACCAGCCCATCGATGCCATCGGCAAAGAATTCCGCATTCTTATTCCGTATGAGGAGTTTCCGCCCCTGCTGCCCAAGGCCTTTGTCGCCGCCGAAGACAGTCGCTTCTGGGAGCACGAGGGGTTGGACCTGTGGTCCATTGCCCGCGCCGCCTTCAACAACCTCCGCTCCGGCCGCCGCAGTCAGGGGGGCTCCACCATCACCCAGCAGGTCACCCGCGCCCTGCTGTTGACTCGGGAAAAAAGCTATACCCGAAAACTGGCCGAGGTCATTCTCTCCTACCGGCTGGAGCATATGCTGAGCAAGGAGGAGATCCTCACCATCTACCTCAACGAGATCTACCTCGGCGAGGGTGCCTACGGGGTCGAGGCGGCGGCGAGGACCTACTTCGGCAAACATGCCCGGGAGCTGAATCTGGGGGAGGTCGCCCTGCTGGCGGGCCTGCCGCAGTCGCCGTCGAACTACTCACCGCTCAGGCAAGCGGAGGCGGCGAGGAACCGGCAGCGTTACGTACTCAATCGCATGGCCGAAGACGGTATCGTCAATGACGAGGAGGCCCGCCGGGCCTATGACCAGGGGCTGCAGTTGACCGGCAACTGGCGCAAATCGACCAACGGCTATTTCGGCCTCTATGTCCGCAGTCTCCTTCTGGGCACCTACTCGGAAAAGGATCTCTTTGAAAAGGGCCTCTCCGTGGCCACCACCGTGGATTCACGCCTGCAGGAATATGCGGCCAAGGCCGTTCAGGCCGGGGTCACCCGGATCGCCATGCGCCACCTTGATACCCCGCCTCCCCAGGGCGCCCTGGTGGCCATCGACAGTCGTAGTGGACATCTTCTGGCCATGATAGGGGGAGCGGACTTCACCGAGAACCAGTTCAACCGGGCGGTGCAGGCCAACCGCCAGCCCGGATCCGCCTTCAAGCCGGTGGTCTATGCCGCGGCCCTGGAGCAGGGGGTGGTTCCGTCCACCCGCTATAACGATGCCCCCATTTCCCTCAACAGCGGCGGCAAACATCCCTGGCGGCCGCATAACTTCGCCCAAAAGTATCGCGGTTCCATCCCCCTGGGCGAGGCTCTGGTGCAATCGAGCAATGTGATTGCCGTCCGCCTGCTGCAGCAGATTGGGGTGGATGCGGCCGCGCACATGGCGAAAAAACTGGGCATCAGCGCGCCGCTGGCGGGTAACCTGACCCTGGCCTTGGGCGCCTCTCCTGTCTCGCTCTTGGAGTTGACCTCGGCCTACACCTGTTTTGCCAACCAGGGTATCCATGCGCCGTCGGTGGCCATCACCCGCGTTCGCGAGCAAGACGGCAACATCAGGATATGGCCGAGGGAATCCGCACACCGGGTGGTTTCAGAGTATACCGCAGCCTGGATGCAGGAGGCCATGCGCCAGGTGGTGGAACGGGGAACAGGAAAAAACGCCTCGGGCGTGCCGGGCGCTGTCGGCAAGACCGGCACCACCGACAACAATATCGACGCCTGGTTCGTCGGCTCGGCTCAGGGACTGACGGCAGGGGTTTGGTTCGGCCACGACCGCGACACCCCCCTCGGCAATGGTGAGACCGGTGGAAGGGCCGCAGCCCCTGCCTGGAAACACTTCATGCAGCAAGCCCTCAACTAA